Below is a window of Haloglycomyces albus DSM 45210 DNA.
GGGAACTTCGTCAGCGGCATCGGACACTTCGCCGCCAACCTCGGACTCCCCGAACACTACGCACTCATCTTCGGGGCCGTAGTCGTGATCTCCTTCGCCGCCACCAGCCTCGACACTGGCGTGCGTCTACAGCGCTACGTCATCCAGGAGATCTCCCGGCAGGTCGGATTCAAACCACTCTCCAACAACCTCACCCTGGCCGGAGTTCTCACCGTAGTCCTGGCCGCCGCCCTCGCCCTCGCCCCAGGAGGCGGCGACAAAGGATTCGCCCTGGGCGTGCTGTGGCAGCTGTTCGGAACCACCAATCAACTACTCGCCGGGCTCGCGCTGGCAACCCTCGCCGTCTGGCTGGTGAAACGCAATACCAATCCTTGGGCAATACTGACGCCGATGGTCTTCCTGGTGGCCATGACCTCTTGGGCCCTGGTCGTCAACATCCAGAAATACTGGGAAGCCGCCCGGGAACAGGGCGCGGAAGCGACCCTATGGGTGCTGCCACCGCTTGCGGTGGTGATATTCGCGCTCGCGGTGTGGACCATGATCGAAGCGGCCTCCGCGCTGGGTAAGGCGTGGGGCAACCGCGGTTCGTCGCCGCGTACGTCCGATACGGAGGAACCCAATGTGACTCTGGATTCGTCGCGCGTACGCGACTGATCGAATCGACGAGTCGGCTGTGGCCCGGCACCTCTGTAGGGTACCGGGCCACAGCCGTCACGGAAGGGCGTGGCACCGGAGGAGTTCGGTTCCACGCCGGTATTTCTTCGTTAACCCTCGGTGTCGTCCTCTTCAGGTTCGTAGTCGATACCCGCTTCGGAGCGCTGCTCGGCGGTGATCGGTGTGGGAGCCCCGGTCAAAGGGTCGTGGCCGCCGCCCGTCTTCGGGAAGGCGATGACTTCGCGAATGGAGTCGGAGCCGGTGAGCAGCGAGCAGACGCGGTCCCAGCCGAAGGCGATGCCTCCGTGAGGTGGCGGCCCGAATTTGAACGCCTCCAAGAGAAAGCCGAACTTCTCATGGGCTTCCTCCGGAGTGATACCGAGAACGTCGAACACGCGGGACTGTAGACGGCCGTCGTGAATACGGATCGAGCCGCCGCCGATTTCGTTGCCGTTGCATACGATGTCGTATCCGTAGGTCAAAGCCGAGCCCGGGTCTTGCTCGAATTTCTCCACCCAGTCGGGGTTGGGCGAGGTGAACGGGTGGTGGACGGCGCTCCAACCTCCGTCGTCGGTCGGCTCGAACATGGGCGCGTCGACGATCCAGCAGAATGCCCAGGCCTCTAGATCGATGAGGTCGCGGCGGCGACCGATTTCGAGACGGGCGGCACCGAGAAGCTCCTGGGCCTCACGCCGATCGGGTGAGGCGGCGAAGAAGACGGCATCGCCCGGTTTTGCCCCGGTGGCTTCGGCCAGCCCGTTCAGGTGCTCCTCGGACAGGTTTTTGGCAACCGGTCCCTTCGGCTCCCCGGTTTCGGCGTTAAGCGTGACGTAGGCGAGACCCTTGGCACCACGCGCCTTGGCCCAGTCCTGCCAACCGTCCAGTTCTTTACGGGTTTGTTCGGCTCCGCCGGGCATGACGACCGCACCGACGTATCCGCCCATGTCGATGGCCCCGGCGAAGACGCGGAACTCCGTTCCGCGTAGATAGTCGGTCAGCTCGGTGAGTTCCTGGCCGAAACGCAGATCCGGCTTGTCGGAACCGAAGCGGTTCATTGCCTCGTGCCAGGTGAGATGCGGAATCGGGGTGGGGATGTCGTAGTCGGCCAGCTCCTTCCAGAGACCGGCGACAATTTTCTCACCGATGGAGATGATGTCTTCCTGCGAGACGAAGGCCGCTTCGATGTCCAATTGAGTGAACTCGGGCTGCCGATCGGCGCGGAAGTCCTCGTCACGATAGCAGCGTGCAATCTGGTAATAGCGTTCGAAACCGCCCACCATGAGGAGCTGTTTGAACAGCTGTGGCGATTGAGGCAGGGCGTACCAACTTCCCGGTTGGAGACGCACTGGAACGAGGAAGTCGCGCGCGCCCTCCGGGGTGGACCGAGTCAGGGTTGGAGTTTCGACCTCGAGGAAGTCCTCTTCGGCGAGAATATCGCGAGCGATCTTGGTCGCCTGGGAACGTGTGCGCAGAGCCCGCGATGGTCCGGAACGACGTAGATCGAGGTAACGGTAGTGCAGCCGCACTTCTTCGCTGACGTCGATATGATCGTCGATTTGGAAGGGCAGTGGTTCGGCCACACTGAGGACGGTCAGGTCGGCCACGCTGACTTCGATGGAGCCGGTTGGTATCTCGGGGTTTTCATTGCCGTCGGGTCGGATGGCAACGGTACCGGTTATTTGAATGCAGTACTCATTACGCAATTTTTGGGCCGCTTCGGCCGCTTCGGAGTCGCGGAAAACGATTTGAACGACCCCGGACGAATCGCGCAGATCGACGAACTCCACTCCACCGTGGTCGCGGCGACGGGCCACCCATCCGGCGAGGGTGACTTCTTGGTCGGCGTGTTCGGCACGCAAGGTGCCGGCGCGGTGTGTGCGATACACAGCTATGCTCCTGTTGTCGTGATCGTGCTCGGTGTACGTGAGGCCGGGGGAGACCCTGCCTCGGGAGTCCGGGTTCCGCGTTCGGCCCGGGATAGGCCGGTGTCAGAACCACATACAGTGGTGCCGTTGGGAACGTGGAATGGGCGAGGACGCTGTATTCCGTCCATTCTTGATCAAGCGACTCCACCTGTCCAGCCTATATTGCCATGCCCTTGGCGCGCGGTCGGCACGGTCACGTGCGCGAAGTGCCATAGTGTCATGTGCCATACGACCCACGGGCGTATGGAACGGGCGCTCGAAGGCTCTGGGCAGCGGCGCGGGAATCTGGTGTGTTTGCGACGCGATTGGCGACACGCGCGGAATCCCACGATTGCCGTTGACGCGCTTCTAGGATGTGTCGCGTTATGTCCTGTTTCGGGTGCGCCGCTGCCACATGTGGCGGACTCGAAACTCCGAAACCAATCTCTCGGGAGACTTGAATGACAGACGCTCCGACGCAATCGGATTTCACCCCGCCGCAACAGAGCTCGAACGGATCGGAACCACCGACGGCTCTGGGAACCGCAGCGGCCCGTAATCTGGCCACGACCACCAAGAGTGCGCCGCAAATGCAGGAGATCACCTCACGGTGGTTGCTGCGGGTCCTGCCATGGGTCGAGACAACCGGTGGAACGTACCGCGTCAACCGCCGTTTGACCTACACCGTCGGCGACGGCCGGGTGGAGTTCATTAAAGAGGGTTCCGATGTTCGCGTCATTCCTCAAGAGCTGGGGGAAATCGCCCTGCTTCGTCAATTCGACGACGAGGAGGTTCTATCGGAACTGGCCGGTCGCTTTGAACAGCGGGAAGTGCCCGCGGGAGAGGCGCTGGTACGCCGGGATCAGCCCAAAGACAAGGTCATCCTGGTCGCGCACGGACGCATTGAGAAATTCGGGCCCGGACCGTACGGAGAAGAGGCCTCCCTCGGGCTGTTCACCGATGGGGATCACTTCGGTGACGAGGGGATGCTGGACACGGATGCCGTCTGGGATTACGACGCCGTGGCCGCCACACCCGCGATTATTCTGTCCATGCCGATGGAGCGTTTCCGCTCTCTTGCCGACAACAGTGAAGCGCTGAGTCGGCACATTGATCTGTACCGTGAGCGCATGCAGCAGACCGGTAACAAATACGGTGAGGCCCTCATCGATATTTCCGCCGGACACGACGGGGAGCCGGTGCTTCCACAGACCTTTGTGGATTACGACCTGGAGCCTCGGGAGTACGAATTGTCGGTGGCTCAGACGGTTCTGCGCGTTCACAGTAGGGTTGCCGACCTGTACAACAGCCCGATGAATCAAATGGAGCAGCAGCTCCGATTGACCGTGGAGGCGTTGCGGGAACGTCAGGAAGACGAAATGATCAACAACCCGTCCTTCGGTTTGCTGAACAATGCGGATCTGGGACAGCGCATCCCCAGCCGTACCGGACCTCCCACGCCCGACGACATGGACGAGCTCATCAGCCGACGCCGCAATCCGGAGTACATCCTGGGGCACCCCAGGGCCATCGCCGCCTTCGGTCGTGAGTGCAATAAGCGTGGACTCTACCCGGACACGATCAACTACGCCGGGCACCACATGCCGGCCTGGCGTGGAATTCCGATCCTGCCCTGCAACAAGATTCCGATCTCCGATACTCGGACGACCTCGTTCCTGTGTATGCGGACCGGCGAAAAGAACCAGGGCGTGGTGGGCCTGCACCAGACCGGGCTTCCCGATGAATACGAGCCGAGCCTTTCGGTGCGTTTCATGGGTATCGACGAGAAGGCCATTATGCAGTACCTGGTCAGCGCGTACTTCTCCACCTCGATTTTGGTTCCCGACGCCCTCGGGGTGCTGGAGAACGTCGAAATCGGTCGCTAATCGGTTGTCGGTGTCACCGACTCCGATGACGACTGGGAACCGGCCTGTCGAATCCGCTGAGGAGACAGGCCGGTTCCGCTACGAGAAGAACTCGGTGTCCGCTCACTCAGCGGTGGACGCCCGGGTGGTGCGGCACTGGAGGATTCG
It encodes the following:
- the aspS gene encoding aspartate--tRNA ligase, with protein sequence MYRTHRAGTLRAEHADQEVTLAGWVARRRDHGGVEFVDLRDSSGVVQIVFRDSEAAEAAQKLRNEYCIQITGTVAIRPDGNENPEIPTGSIEVSVADLTVLSVAEPLPFQIDDHIDVSEEVRLHYRYLDLRRSGPSRALRTRSQATKIARDILAEEDFLEVETPTLTRSTPEGARDFLVPVRLQPGSWYALPQSPQLFKQLLMVGGFERYYQIARCYRDEDFRADRQPEFTQLDIEAAFVSQEDIISIGEKIVAGLWKELADYDIPTPIPHLTWHEAMNRFGSDKPDLRFGQELTELTDYLRGTEFRVFAGAIDMGGYVGAVVMPGGAEQTRKELDGWQDWAKARGAKGLAYVTLNAETGEPKGPVAKNLSEEHLNGLAEATGAKPGDAVFFAASPDRREAQELLGAARLEIGRRRDLIDLEAWAFCWIVDAPMFEPTDDGGWSAVHHPFTSPNPDWVEKFEQDPGSALTYGYDIVCNGNEIGGGSIRIHDGRLQSRVFDVLGITPEEAHEKFGFLLEAFKFGPPPHGGIAFGWDRVCSLLTGSDSIREVIAFPKTGGGHDPLTGAPTPITAEQRSEAGIDYEPEEDDTEG
- a CDS encoding family 2B encapsulin nanocompartment shell protein, which produces MTDAPTQSDFTPPQQSSNGSEPPTALGTAAARNLATTTKSAPQMQEITSRWLLRVLPWVETTGGTYRVNRRLTYTVGDGRVEFIKEGSDVRVIPQELGEIALLRQFDDEEVLSELAGRFEQREVPAGEALVRRDQPKDKVILVAHGRIEKFGPGPYGEEASLGLFTDGDHFGDEGMLDTDAVWDYDAVAATPAIILSMPMERFRSLADNSEALSRHIDLYRERMQQTGNKYGEALIDISAGHDGEPVLPQTFVDYDLEPREYELSVAQTVLRVHSRVADLYNSPMNQMEQQLRLTVEALRERQEDEMINNPSFGLLNNADLGQRIPSRTGPPTPDDMDELISRRRNPEYILGHPRAIAAFGRECNKRGLYPDTINYAGHHMPAWRGIPILPCNKIPISDTRTTSFLCMRTGEKNQGVVGLHQTGLPDEYEPSLSVRFMGIDEKAIMQYLVSAYFSTSILVPDALGVLENVEIGR